Proteins found in one Synechococcus sp. LA31 genomic segment:
- a CDS encoding peptidylprolyl isomerase yields the protein MDLKRWLLALLVVLGLSCPIGALPANAALPPGNAVKDPTAILRNALPIDQPELQELQHRLESTSDELRAKRWSALTATVRRSQTLLSSKRETILKSLPSGDQAQGSALLDQLDTQLQQVAAATEVNDRDSFLDARRAALSSIGEVEALLVGDFPFAIPAEFADLPRLLGRATVEIETTQGTVIAVVDGYNAPITAGAFVDLVQKGFYDGLPFTRAEDFYVLQTGDPKGPETGYLDPTTKTERTVPLEIMVPGEAEPFYNATFEDLGLFTAQPVLPFATLGTLGWAHSDEALNDGSSQFFFFLYEAELTPAGLNLVDGRYGAFGYVVDGFDVLEELGIEDGIVKAKVIEGADNLKPHA from the coding sequence ATGGATCTCAAGCGCTGGCTCCTGGCCCTTCTGGTGGTGCTGGGCCTCAGCTGCCCGATCGGTGCCTTACCGGCCAATGCCGCGCTGCCTCCCGGCAACGCCGTGAAAGACCCCACAGCGATCCTGCGCAACGCCCTGCCGATCGATCAGCCCGAGCTGCAGGAGCTGCAACACCGGCTGGAGAGCACGAGCGACGAGCTGCGGGCCAAACGCTGGAGCGCGCTCACCGCCACGGTGCGCCGCAGCCAGACACTCCTGAGCAGCAAGCGCGAAACCATTCTCAAGAGCCTTCCCAGCGGCGATCAGGCCCAAGGCAGCGCCCTGCTGGATCAGCTGGACACCCAACTGCAGCAGGTGGCCGCCGCCACCGAAGTGAACGATCGCGACAGCTTCCTCGACGCGCGCCGTGCAGCCCTCAGCAGCATCGGCGAGGTGGAAGCGCTGCTGGTGGGGGATTTCCCCTTCGCGATCCCGGCTGAATTTGCGGATCTACCGCGGCTGCTGGGCCGGGCCACCGTGGAGATTGAAACCACCCAAGGCACGGTGATCGCCGTGGTGGATGGCTACAACGCCCCCATCACCGCCGGTGCCTTCGTGGATCTGGTGCAGAAAGGCTTCTACGACGGCCTGCCCTTCACCCGCGCCGAAGACTTCTACGTGCTCCAAACCGGCGATCCCAAGGGCCCAGAAACCGGCTACCTCGACCCGACAACCAAAACCGAGCGCACGGTGCCGCTCGAAATCATGGTGCCGGGCGAAGCCGAGCCCTTCTACAACGCCACTTTTGAGGATCTCGGCCTGTTCACCGCTCAACCGGTGCTGCCCTTCGCCACCCTGGGCACCCTGGGCTGGGCCCACTCCGACGAGGCCCTCAACGACGGATCGTCGCAGTTCTTTTTCTTCCTCTACGAAGCTGAGCTCACCCCGGCCGGACTCAATCTGGTGGATGGCCGCTACGGCGCGTTCGGCTATGTGGTGGATGGCTTTGATGTGCTGGAGGAGCTGGGCATCGAAGACGGCATCGTGAAGGCGAAGGTGATCGAGGGAGCCGACAACCTCAAGCCCCACGCCTGA
- the efp gene encoding elongation factor P, translating into MISSNDFRTGTTIEIDGQVWRVVEFLHVKPGKGSAFVRTKLKAVQSGNVVEKTFRAGETVPQAQLEKAVLQHTYMEADDYVFMDMSSYEETRLTAKQIGDQRKYLKEGMEVNVVYWNGKPLEVELPNSVVLEITQTDPGVKGDTATGGTKPAIVETGAQVMVPLFLSVGEKIKIDTRTDSYLGREN; encoded by the coding sequence ATGATCTCGAGCAACGACTTTCGCACCGGCACAACGATTGAGATCGATGGCCAGGTCTGGCGTGTCGTTGAGTTCCTGCACGTGAAGCCCGGCAAGGGCTCAGCGTTTGTGCGCACCAAGCTGAAGGCGGTGCAGAGCGGCAACGTGGTGGAGAAAACGTTCCGCGCCGGCGAAACTGTGCCCCAAGCGCAGCTGGAAAAGGCTGTGCTGCAGCACACCTACATGGAGGCTGACGACTACGTCTTCATGGATATGTCGTCCTACGAGGAGACCCGCCTCACCGCCAAGCAGATCGGTGATCAGCGCAAATACCTCAAAGAGGGTATGGAGGTGAACGTTGTCTATTGGAACGGCAAGCCCCTCGAGGTGGAACTCCCCAACTCCGTGGTGCTCGAGATCACCCAGACCGATCCTGGCGTGAAGGGTGATACCGCCACCGGCGGTACCAAACCCGCCATCGTGGAAACCGGTGCTCAAGTGATGGTGCCGCTGTTTTTGTCGGTGGGCGAGAAGATCAAGATTGATACCCGCACGGATAGCTACCTCGGCCGCGAGAACTGA
- the accB gene encoding acetyl-CoA carboxylase biotin carboxyl carrier protein encodes MQLDHNQLRDLIALLGESDIQELKLEGDDFRLELRRNLPSTQPQVLMQTAPAAIPAPVAAAPAAPSAAPPAAPAVRGDLVEITAPMVATFYRAPSPGDPPFVELGTRINTGQTVCILEAMKLMNELECEVSGEVVEILVENGTPVEFGQVLMRVKPA; translated from the coding sequence ATGCAACTTGATCACAACCAACTGCGCGATCTGATCGCTCTGCTCGGCGAGAGCGACATTCAGGAGCTCAAGCTCGAAGGCGACGACTTCCGCCTCGAGTTGCGTCGCAACCTGCCGAGCACACAGCCTCAGGTGTTGATGCAAACGGCCCCGGCGGCCATTCCGGCTCCTGTGGCTGCAGCACCTGCCGCTCCGTCTGCTGCTCCCCCAGCGGCCCCGGCTGTGCGCGGCGATCTGGTGGAGATCACGGCGCCGATGGTGGCCACCTTCTACCGCGCCCCTTCCCCTGGTGATCCTCCGTTTGTGGAGCTGGGCACCCGCATCAATACGGGGCAGACCGTCTGCATCCTGGAGGCGATGAAGCTGATGAATGAGCTGGAGTGCGAGGTGAGCGGGGAAGTGGTAGAGATCCTGGTGGAAAACGGCACCCCCGTGGAGTTCGGCCAGGTGTTGATGCGGGTGAAGCCCGCCTAA
- the pdxA gene encoding 4-hydroxythreonine-4-phosphate dehydrogenase PdxA: MVHQASLQHAKRARLAVSLGDPAGIGAEVTLKALAHWPAEHTKPLLVGCRRWLEQSYQHLRSCSASALADPADFEVLDRPLEQPLQPGQAGAASGDASFHWLSAAVEQVQSGHCQALVTAPIAKHAWHAAGHTYPGQTERLAELAGVAEASMLFTARSPSGGWRLNTLLATTHIPLAAVPQQLNSGRIAAKLDTLLHFCQRFSAQPQLVVAGLNPHAGEGGQLGREELDWLIPALEQWQQQHPQVQLRGPLPPDTCWLEAGHAWHSQGEPEPRAADGFLALYHDQGLIPVKLLAFDQAVNTSLGLPFLRTSPDHGTGFAIAGQGVARAASMRAALETALELG; this comes from the coding sequence ATGGTCCATCAAGCCAGCCTTCAGCACGCTAAGCGGGCTCGCCTGGCCGTTTCCCTCGGCGACCCAGCCGGAATCGGCGCGGAAGTCACCCTCAAGGCGCTGGCCCACTGGCCGGCGGAGCACACCAAACCCCTGCTGGTGGGCTGCCGCCGTTGGCTCGAGCAGAGCTACCAGCACTTGCGCAGCTGCAGCGCATCCGCCCTGGCAGACCCGGCCGATTTCGAGGTGCTGGATCGCCCCCTGGAGCAGCCATTGCAACCGGGCCAGGCTGGCGCCGCCAGCGGCGATGCCAGCTTTCATTGGCTCAGCGCGGCCGTCGAGCAGGTTCAGAGCGGCCATTGCCAAGCCCTGGTAACAGCGCCCATTGCCAAACACGCCTGGCACGCCGCCGGCCACACCTATCCCGGACAAACAGAGCGCTTGGCCGAGCTCGCCGGCGTGGCTGAGGCTTCGATGCTGTTCACAGCTCGCTCTCCCAGCGGTGGCTGGCGGCTGAACACGCTGCTGGCCACCACCCACATTCCCCTGGCCGCCGTGCCGCAGCAGCTGAACAGTGGGCGTATCGCCGCCAAGCTCGATACCTTGCTGCACTTCTGCCAGCGCTTCAGCGCCCAACCGCAACTCGTGGTGGCAGGCCTCAACCCCCACGCCGGCGAAGGGGGCCAACTCGGGCGCGAGGAGCTCGACTGGCTGATCCCTGCTCTCGAGCAGTGGCAACAACAACACCCGCAGGTGCAGCTGCGCGGCCCCTTACCGCCTGACACCTGCTGGCTGGAAGCCGGCCACGCCTGGCATAGCCAAGGGGAACCCGAGCCCCGCGCAGCCGATGGCTTCCTTGCTCTGTACCACGACCAGGGTCTGATCCCGGTGAAGCTGCTGGCCTTCGACCAAGCCGTGAACACCAGCCTTGGCCTGCCCTTTCTGCGCACGTCACCCGACCACGGCACCGGGTTCGCCATTGCAGGCCAAGGCGTCGCTCGGGCAGCCAGCATGCGTGCCGCCCTGGAAACAGCGCTGGAGCTCGGTTAG
- a CDS encoding SDR family oxidoreductase, whose product MTSRAVNPGARVLVVGGGYSGLRFAGAAAARGAQVWLTHRRESLEAQGATEAFSWLRFDAEVGAIPELPEGLTHALITLPPSAAGTDAALLHLLEPLRHQPLLWLGYLSTTGVYGDSQGGWVDETSPTHPSLPRSQARLQCEQQWLSSGLPVQSFRLPAIYGPGRCPFEQLRSGKARLVHKPGQVFCRIHVDDIVGTLLHATDQPAGKQPAVINVSDNAPCPSSETLAYAAHLLGCKLPAVQRFEAIAPEMSPMALSFWADNRRVSNALLCHELGYQLRYPSYREGFSASLAEEQRGNNPGA is encoded by the coding sequence GTGACTAGCCGTGCTGTCAACCCGGGGGCGAGGGTGCTGGTCGTGGGTGGTGGCTACAGCGGCCTGCGTTTCGCCGGCGCCGCCGCCGCACGCGGCGCCCAGGTGTGGCTCACCCACCGCCGGGAATCGCTTGAAGCCCAAGGGGCAACTGAGGCCTTCTCCTGGCTGCGCTTTGACGCTGAGGTCGGTGCGATCCCAGAGCTGCCCGAAGGCCTCACCCATGCCCTGATCACGCTGCCACCTAGCGCTGCCGGCACCGATGCGGCCCTGCTGCATCTGTTGGAGCCCCTACGCCACCAACCCCTGCTGTGGCTCGGCTATCTCTCCACCACCGGCGTCTACGGCGACAGCCAAGGGGGCTGGGTGGACGAAACCTCTCCCACACATCCCAGCCTGCCCCGCAGCCAGGCACGGTTGCAGTGCGAACAGCAGTGGCTGAGCAGCGGTCTGCCGGTGCAGAGCTTCCGGCTGCCGGCCATCTACGGGCCCGGCCGCTGCCCGTTCGAGCAGCTGCGCAGCGGCAAGGCCCGCCTGGTGCACAAACCGGGCCAGGTGTTCTGCCGCATCCATGTGGACGACATCGTGGGAACCCTGCTGCACGCCACCGATCAACCCGCAGGCAAGCAGCCCGCCGTGATCAATGTGAGCGACAACGCCCCATGCCCATCGAGCGAAACGCTCGCCTATGCCGCGCACCTACTGGGCTGCAAGCTCCCGGCCGTGCAACGGTTTGAAGCCATTGCACCGGAGATGAGCCCCATGGCGCTGAGCTTCTGGGCCGATAACCGCAGGGTGAGCAACGCGCTGCTCTGCCACGAACTCGGCTATCAACTGCGCTACCCCAGCTACCGCGAAGGGTTCAGCGCCAGCCTGGCGGAAGAGCAGCGGGGGAACAACCCAGGCGCCTAA
- a CDS encoding HNH endonuclease yields the protein MHARDAVFLEDLCPKLRVRRWRQNLHSFTHKTCIYCGKPSESIDHVLPQSRGGLSTTENCVPACLACNGRKSDADAFEWYRRQRFYDPRRAMAIRAWTDGDLRLAMRLLQWASPQSASMGLQAA from the coding sequence ATGCACGCCAGGGATGCCGTGTTCCTTGAGGATCTGTGCCCCAAACTTCGCGTTCGACGCTGGAGACAAAATCTCCACTCCTTTACTCACAAAACCTGCATTTACTGCGGGAAGCCATCTGAATCGATCGACCACGTGCTTCCCCAAAGCCGCGGCGGCTTGAGCACCACCGAAAACTGCGTACCCGCCTGCCTGGCCTGCAACGGCCGCAAGAGCGACGCCGACGCCTTCGAGTGGTACAGGCGCCAGCGCTTCTACGACCCCCGCCGCGCCATGGCGATCCGGGCCTGGACCGATGGCGATCTACGGCTGGCCATGCGCCTACTTCAGTGGGCGAGCCCCCAGAGCGCATCGATGGGCCTGCAAGCGGCCTGA
- a CDS encoding DEAD/DEAH box helicase yields the protein MRLGESGCIELQLPFDAVTQAQLRAVRPRGQWSGRRGCWQFPLEAAAVLRHQFGSRFAVEPELQRWFGWLEQPLPPLPAHRNLVQLAELGQPLPDGRQLFAHQRAAARWLLARRGAVLADAMGLGKTLTALAAARAMVRAADCRIVVVAPAGLHRHWRQEASALQLQLELLSWARLPAELPPAGTVLIADEAHYAQNLHTSRTQAFLRLSRHPRLRAVWLLSGTPMKNGRPVQLFPLLAAIGHPLAADQRTYEERYCQGHWLERDGKRQWQAMGATNLEELQRLTRPLVLHRRKQDCLELPPKQRQLLPVRLSEAEGQGFQHRLQLKVDDYRRRAAAGLVRRDAEVLAVFTALRQISAEYKLPAASALVNRLQGEGDAVVVFTAFVASAQLLHQRLGGALLTGRQPPAERQQIVDAFQAGAHQLLISTFGVGGLGFTLHRARHVVLLERPWTPGDAEQAEDRCHRIGMQGPLQCHWLQLGVADQMVDDLIASKAARIDQLLSRRSLPGMVRQLLERW from the coding sequence ATGCGGTTGGGGGAGTCGGGTTGCATTGAGCTGCAGCTTCCGTTTGATGCGGTCACCCAAGCCCAGCTGCGGGCTGTGCGGCCACGGGGGCAGTGGTCTGGCCGGCGAGGTTGTTGGCAGTTTCCCCTCGAGGCGGCTGCGGTGCTACGCCATCAGTTCGGCAGCCGTTTTGCGGTGGAGCCGGAGCTGCAGCGCTGGTTTGGCTGGCTGGAGCAACCCCTGCCTCCCCTGCCTGCCCACCGCAACCTGGTGCAGTTGGCTGAGCTGGGGCAACCTCTGCCGGATGGCCGCCAGCTGTTCGCCCATCAGCGCGCTGCTGCTCGCTGGTTGTTGGCGCGTCGTGGTGCAGTGCTGGCTGACGCCATGGGCTTGGGCAAAACGCTCACGGCGCTGGCCGCAGCCCGGGCGATGGTGCGCGCGGCCGACTGCCGCATCGTGGTGGTGGCCCCGGCGGGTCTGCATCGCCATTGGCGTCAGGAAGCTTCCGCTTTGCAGTTGCAACTGGAGTTGCTCAGCTGGGCGCGGCTTCCCGCTGAGTTGCCTCCGGCTGGCACGGTGTTGATCGCCGATGAAGCGCACTACGCCCAGAACCTGCACACCAGCCGCACGCAGGCCTTTCTGCGCTTGAGCCGCCATCCACGTCTGCGGGCGGTGTGGCTGCTGAGCGGCACGCCGATGAAGAACGGCCGGCCGGTGCAGCTCTTCCCCTTGCTGGCGGCCATCGGCCATCCCCTCGCTGCTGATCAACGGACCTATGAAGAGCGTTACTGCCAGGGCCATTGGCTGGAGCGTGACGGCAAGCGTCAGTGGCAGGCCATGGGTGCCACCAACCTTGAGGAGCTGCAACGGCTCACGCGGCCGTTAGTGCTGCATCGCCGCAAGCAGGATTGCCTCGAGCTGCCGCCCAAGCAGCGGCAGCTCTTGCCGGTGCGGTTGAGCGAGGCCGAGGGCCAGGGCTTCCAGCACCGCCTGCAGCTCAAGGTGGACGATTACCGCCGGCGGGCGGCGGCCGGACTGGTGCGGCGGGATGCGGAGGTGTTGGCTGTGTTCACGGCCCTGCGCCAGATCAGTGCTGAATACAAACTGCCGGCGGCCAGTGCTCTGGTTAACCGGCTGCAGGGTGAGGGAGATGCGGTGGTGGTGTTCACGGCCTTCGTGGCCTCTGCCCAGCTGCTGCACCAACGCCTCGGCGGTGCTTTGCTCACCGGGCGCCAACCGCCCGCTGAACGGCAGCAGATCGTGGATGCCTTCCAGGCCGGGGCGCATCAGCTTTTGATCAGCACGTTTGGTGTGGGCGGGCTGGGTTTCACCCTTCACCGGGCCCGTCACGTGGTGTTGTTGGAGCGCCCTTGGACGCCTGGTGATGCAGAGCAGGCTGAGGATCGCTGTCATCGCATCGGTATGCAGGGCCCCCTGCAGTGCCACTGGCTGCAGTTGGGTGTGGCCGATCAGATGGTCGATGATCTGATCGCCAGCAAGGCAGCCCGCATCGATCAGTTGCTCAGCCGCCGGAGCCTGCCGGGGATGGTGCGTCAGCTGTTGGAGCGTTGGTAA
- a CDS encoding DUF6554 family protein, whose amino-acid sequence MQRSTVARVLTAFLLTAAAIHSAPAARGADNPSSPAAKGAQVYCFMRNSGNNHEVSWLAAYALIKRQSASLFKTSPEHAAVMITEAVVQNPGTFPDCGKYLGDLYASAVPDQQEQKQQREADTGSSSGSQTRSERYAY is encoded by the coding sequence ATGCAGCGTTCCACTGTTGCCAGAGTGCTGACCGCCTTCCTGCTGACAGCAGCCGCCATCCACAGCGCTCCTGCAGCCCGCGGCGCGGACAACCCGTCGAGCCCGGCCGCCAAGGGTGCGCAGGTGTACTGCTTCATGCGCAATTCCGGCAACAACCACGAGGTGAGCTGGCTGGCTGCCTATGCCCTGATCAAGCGCCAAAGCGCCAGCTTGTTCAAAACATCGCCAGAGCATGCGGCGGTGATGATCACCGAAGCTGTGGTGCAGAACCCGGGCACCTTCCCCGATTGCGGCAAATATCTCGGTGATCTCTATGCCAGCGCAGTGCCGGACCAACAGGAGCAGAAGCAACAACGCGAAGCCGACACGGGCAGCAGCAGCGGCAGCCAGACCCGCAGCGAGCGTTACGCCTACTAG
- a CDS encoding AbrB family transcriptional regulator, translating into MSTPLQLLAYVVAGAAGGLLALRTGIPAAPLAGALLGAGLVSLSGRLDVASWPPGTRTALEIAIGTVIGTSLTASALEELRLLWKPALLITITLVMTGLVVGLWCGRLLGMDPVVALLGAAPGGISGMSLVGAEFGVGAAVAVLHAVRLITVLLVLPLAVRLLLASGLTPPPSA; encoded by the coding sequence ATGAGCACACCTCTGCAGCTGCTCGCCTATGTGGTGGCTGGAGCAGCTGGTGGACTGCTTGCGCTGCGCACAGGCATTCCCGCGGCGCCCCTGGCCGGCGCGCTGCTTGGTGCCGGGCTCGTGAGTTTGAGTGGCCGCCTGGACGTGGCCAGCTGGCCTCCTGGAACCCGGACCGCCCTGGAGATCGCCATTGGCACGGTGATCGGCACCAGCCTGACGGCCTCGGCCCTGGAGGAACTGAGGCTGCTTTGGAAGCCGGCACTGTTGATCACGATCACCCTGGTGATGACGGGCTTGGTGGTGGGGCTCTGGTGCGGCCGGCTGTTGGGTATGGATCCTGTCGTGGCTCTACTCGGGGCCGCGCCTGGCGGCATCAGCGGCATGAGCTTGGTGGGGGCCGAATTCGGCGTGGGGGCAGCTGTGGCCGTGCTGCACGCCGTGCGGTTGATCACTGTGCTGCTGGTGCTCCCCCTAGCCGTGCGCCTGCTGCTAGCAAGCGGCCTCACGCCACCTCCCTCAGCCTGA
- a CDS encoding alanine--glyoxylate aminotransferase family protein, with the protein MQDKLTLMIPGPTPVPETVLQAMGKHPIGHRSADFQKIVRRTTEQLQWLHQTKNDVLVITGSGTAAMEAGIINVLSKGDKVLCGDNGKFGERWVKVAKAYGLEVEVIKAEWGQPLDPDAFRSALEADSGKAIKAVILTHSETSTGVINDLETIAKHVRAHGTALTIADCVTSLGACSVPMDAWGIDVIGSGSQKGYMMPPGLAFVAMSDRAWAAAERSDLPKFYLDLAKYRKSAHADSNPFTPAINLYFALEAALGMMQAEGLEAIFARHARHRAAAQAGMNAIGLPLYAAEGCGSPAITAVAPDGIDAESLRKKVKERFDILLAGGQDHLKGHVFRIGHLGFVCDRDVLTAVAAIEATLQELGLHKGTAGAGVAACAAALAS; encoded by the coding sequence ATGCAGGACAAGCTCACCCTGATGATCCCCGGCCCCACCCCGGTGCCGGAAACCGTCCTGCAGGCCATGGGGAAGCACCCCATCGGACACCGCAGCGCCGACTTTCAGAAGATCGTGCGGCGCACGACCGAGCAGCTGCAATGGCTGCATCAGACCAAGAACGACGTTCTGGTGATCACCGGTAGCGGCACAGCCGCCATGGAGGCCGGAATCATCAACGTGCTGAGCAAGGGCGACAAGGTGCTCTGCGGCGACAACGGCAAATTTGGTGAGCGCTGGGTGAAGGTGGCCAAGGCCTATGGCCTGGAGGTGGAGGTGATCAAGGCCGAGTGGGGCCAGCCCCTCGATCCTGACGCCTTCCGCAGCGCCCTCGAGGCCGATAGCGGCAAGGCGATCAAGGCCGTGATCCTCACCCATTCGGAAACGTCCACCGGGGTGATCAACGATCTGGAAACGATCGCCAAGCACGTGCGCGCCCACGGCACCGCCCTCACCATCGCCGACTGCGTCACCAGCCTGGGGGCCTGCAGCGTGCCGATGGATGCCTGGGGCATCGATGTGATCGGCTCCGGTTCCCAGAAGGGCTACATGATGCCGCCGGGGCTGGCCTTCGTGGCCATGAGCGATCGCGCCTGGGCCGCGGCCGAGCGCTCTGATCTGCCGAAGTTCTATCTGGATCTGGCGAAATACCGCAAATCGGCCCACGCCGATAGCAACCCTTTCACCCCCGCCATCAACCTCTATTTCGCCCTGGAGGCTGCCCTGGGGATGATGCAAGCCGAGGGCTTGGAGGCGATCTTCGCCCGCCATGCCCGCCACCGCGCTGCCGCCCAGGCCGGGATGAACGCCATCGGTCTGCCCCTCTATGCGGCTGAGGGTTGCGGCAGCCCCGCCATCACCGCCGTGGCTCCCGATGGCATCGATGCCGAGAGCCTGCGCAAGAAGGTGAAGGAGCGCTTCGACATCCTGCTGGCCGGCGGCCAGGACCACCTCAAGGGCCATGTGTTCCGCATCGGCCACCTGGGCTTTGTCTGCGATCGCGACGTGCTCACCGCCGTGGCGGCCATCGAAGCCACCCTGCAGGAGCTTGGCCTGCATAAGGGCACGGCAGGAGCCGGCGTGGCCGCCTGCGCTGCCGCTCTGGCCAGCTGA
- the cbiD gene encoding cobalt-precorrin-5B (C(1))-methyltransferase CbiD — protein MSRSGYTLPVWVAAAAVAALLPLRGQSAAAEVNLQLQPDDPAAPLQPVPVEAAARLSSERALGMARCDPGDGLDLTRGLPVWVEASWCEAPVAELWLQLEAGEGVGVHSGTAQLCLSAFARQLLECNLRPLVPQGQGLRLRITLPGGQQLAQRTSNAAFGVVDGLALIGTQAAVQRSADPDQLGRARAELARRALDPALARDLVLVIGENGLDLAPNLGLPQPLLLKSGNWIGPLVVAAAEQGVERLLLFGYQGKLIKLAGGIFHTHHHLADGRLEVLTTQAALLGLPLEQLQQLARAGSVDEALRGLAALDAAAAAVLQEQVAAAVEQRSLSYLARHGQSGLRIGAVLFDRQRQICGRGPVGAELWEVFRARHLG, from the coding sequence ATGAGCCGCAGCGGCTACACCTTGCCGGTTTGGGTGGCCGCTGCTGCTGTGGCGGCCCTGCTGCCGTTGCGAGGCCAATCTGCGGCAGCCGAGGTGAACCTGCAGCTCCAGCCGGACGACCCTGCAGCTCCCCTGCAGCCCGTGCCGGTGGAAGCGGCAGCGCGGCTCTCGTCGGAGCGTGCCCTGGGGATGGCCCGCTGTGACCCCGGTGACGGTCTGGATCTCACCCGTGGGCTGCCGGTGTGGGTGGAGGCCAGCTGGTGTGAGGCGCCAGTGGCCGAGCTTTGGTTGCAGCTAGAGGCTGGCGAGGGGGTGGGTGTGCACTCCGGCACAGCGCAGCTCTGCCTTTCGGCTTTTGCCCGGCAGCTCCTGGAGTGCAACCTGCGGCCTCTGGTGCCGCAGGGGCAGGGATTGCGGCTGCGTATCACCCTCCCCGGTGGACAGCAGCTGGCCCAGCGCACCAGCAACGCTGCCTTCGGTGTGGTCGATGGGCTGGCTTTGATCGGCACCCAGGCGGCTGTGCAGCGCAGCGCCGACCCCGATCAGCTGGGCCGGGCCCGCGCTGAGCTGGCCAGGCGTGCCTTGGATCCAGCGCTAGCGCGCGATCTGGTGTTGGTGATCGGCGAAAATGGGCTGGATCTGGCACCGAACCTCGGCCTGCCGCAGCCCTTGCTGCTCAAGAGCGGTAACTGGATCGGTCCCTTGGTGGTGGCTGCTGCTGAGCAGGGCGTGGAGCGTCTGCTGCTGTTTGGCTACCAGGGCAAGTTGATCAAGCTGGCTGGCGGCATTTTTCACACCCACCATCATCTGGCCGATGGACGGCTGGAGGTGCTCACCACCCAGGCGGCCTTGCTGGGTTTGCCGTTGGAGCAGTTGCAACAGCTGGCGCGCGCCGGAAGCGTTGATGAGGCCCTGCGGGGTCTGGCGGCCCTGGATGCCGCAGCGGCGGCGGTGTTGCAGGAGCAGGTGGCGGCGGCGGTGGAGCAGCGCAGCCTCAGCTATCTGGCGCGCCACGGCCAGAGCGGCCTGCGGATCGGTGCGGTGTTGTTTGATCGGCAGCGCCAGATCTGCGGGCGCGGGCCGGTGGGCGCAGAGCTGTGGGAGGTCTTCAGGGCCCGACATCTAGGGTGA